In Rattus norvegicus strain BN/NHsdMcwi chromosome 1, GRCr8, whole genome shotgun sequence, a genomic segment contains:
- the Dntt gene encoding DNA nucleotidylexotransferase (The RefSeq protein has 1 substitution compared to this genomic sequence), which produces MDPLQAVHLGPRKKRPRQTGASGASTPHDIRFRDLVLFILEKKMGTTRRAFLMELARRKGFRVENELSDSVTHIVAENNSGSDVLEWLQLQNIKASSEFELLDISWLIECMGAGKPVEMAGRHQLVVRRNPSLSPVPGSQTVPPPLMQKISQYACQRRTTLNNHNQLFTDAFDILAENYEFRENEVSCLPFMRAASVLKSLSFPIVSMKDIEGIPCLGDKVKCVIEGIIEDGESSEVKAVLNDERYKSFKLFTSVFGVGLKTAEKWFRMGFRTLSKIKSDKSLRFTHMQKAGFLYYEDLVSCVNRAEAEAVSMLVKEAVVAFLPDALVTMTGGFRRGKMTGHDVDFLITSPEATEEEEQQLLHKVTNFWRQQGLLLYCDIIESTFEKFKLPSRKVDALDHFQKCFLILKLHRGLVRSEESGQQEGKDWKAIRVDLVMCPYERRAFALLGWTGSRQFERDLRRYATHERKMMLDNHALYDKTKRVFLEAESEEEIFAHLGLDYIEPWERNA; this is translated from the exons ATGGATCCGCTGCAAGCAGTCCACCTGGGTCCTCGGAAGAAGAGACCGAGGCAGACGGGCGCCTCAGGGGCCTCCACACCTCACGACATCCGATTTCGAGACTTGGTCCTCTTCATTTTGGAGAAGAAGATGGGAACAACTCGAAGAGCCTTCCTCATGGAGCTGGCCCGAAGGAAAGGGTTCAGGGTGGAAAATGAGCTCAG TGACTCTGTCACCCACATCGTGGCAGAGAACAACTCGGGATCCGACGTCCTGGAGTGGCTCCAGCTACAGAACATCAAAGCCAGCTCTGAGTTCGAACTCTTGGACATCTCCTGGCTGATTGAATGCATGGGAGCCGGGAAACCGGTGGAGATGGCGGGGAGACATCAGCTCGTT GTGAGAAGAAACCCTTCCCTGAGTCCTGTCCCAGGCTCCCAGACCGTTCCGCCACCTCCCATGCAGAAGATCTCCCAGTACGCTTGTCAGCGGAGAACCACATTGAACAATCACAACCAACTATTCACG gatgcgTTTGATATCCTGGCTGAAAATTATGAGTTTAGAGAGAATGAAGTTTCTTGTCTGCCATTCATGCGAGCTGCCTCTGTACTGAAATCTCTGTCCTTCCCCATCGTCAGCATGAAAGACATAGAGGGAATTCCTTGCCTAGGGGACAAGGTGAAGTGTGTCATAGAG GGAATTATTGAAGATGGAGAAAGTTCTGAAGTGAAAGCTGTGTTAAATGATGAGCGATATAAATCCTTCAAA ctctttACATCTGTGTTTGGCGTGGGACTGAAGACAGCTGAGAAATGGTTCAGGATGGGGTTCAGAACTCTCAGCAAAATAAAGTCAGACAAAAGCCTGAggttcacacacatgcagaaagcAG GGTTCCTCTACTATGAAGACCTCGTTAGCTGTGTGAacagggcagaagcagaggcCGTCAGCATGCTAGTTAAGGAGGCAGTTGTGGCATTTCTTCCAGATGCCTTGGTCACCATGACTGGGGGGTTCCGCAG gggTAAGATGACCGGACATGACGTAGACTTTCTAATTACCAGcccagaagccacagaggaagaagagcagcAGCTCTTGCATAAAGTAACAAACTTTTGGAGACAGCAG GGGTTGCTTTTGTACTGCGACATCATAGAGTCGACCTTTGAAAAGTTCAAGCTGCCCAGCAGGAAGGTGGACGCCCTCGATCACTTCCAGAAGTGCTTCCTTATTCTGAAGCTGCACCGTGGCCTAGTGCGCAGCGAGGAGAGCGGCCAGCAGGAAGGAAAGGACTGGAAGGCCATCCGTGTAGATCTGGTCATGTGCCCCTATGAGCGCCGGGCCTTCGCCCTGCTCGGGTGGACTGGATCCAGG CAATTTGAGAGAGACTTGCGGCGCTACGCCACACACGAGCGGAAGATGATGCTGGACAACCACGCTCTGTATGACAAGACCAAG AGGGTGTTTCTTGAAGCAGAAAGTGAAGAAGAGATCTTTGCCCATCTGGGATTGGACTACATTGAACCATGGGAAAGAAATGCTTAA
- the Dntt gene encoding DNA nucleotidylexotransferase isoform X1 translates to MSECWVPAGATVCELCGTFKSDSVTHIVAENNSGSDVLEWLQLQNIKASSEFELLDISWLIECMGAGKPVEMAGRHQLVVRRNPSLSPVPGSQTVPPPPMQKISQYACQRRTTLNNHNQLFTDAFDILAENYEFRENEVSCLPFMRAASVLKSLSFPIVSMKDIEGIPCLGDKVKCVIEGIIEDGESSEVKAVLNDERYKSFKLFTSVFGVGLKTAEKWFRMGFRTLSKIKSDKSLRFTHMQKAGFLYYEDLVSCVNRAEAEAVSMLVKEAVVAFLPDALVTMTGGFRRGKMTGHDVDFLITSPEATEEEEQQLLHKVTNFWRQQGLLLYCDIIESTFEKFKLPSRKVDALDHFQKCFLILKLHRGLVRSEESGQQEGKDWKAIRVDLVMCPYERRAFALLGWTGSRQFERDLRRYATHERKMMLDNHALYDKTKRVFLEAESEEEIFAHLGLDYIEPWERNA, encoded by the exons ATGTCTGAATGCTGGGTCCCAGCTGGTGCCACTGTTTGCGAACTttgtggaacctttaagag TGACTCTGTCACCCACATCGTGGCAGAGAACAACTCGGGATCCGACGTCCTGGAGTGGCTCCAGCTACAGAACATCAAAGCCAGCTCTGAGTTCGAACTCTTGGACATCTCCTGGCTGATTGAATGCATGGGAGCCGGGAAACCGGTGGAGATGGCGGGGAGACATCAGCTCGTT GTGAGAAGAAACCCTTCCCTGAGTCCTGTCCCAGGCTCCCAGACCGTTCCGCCACCTCCCATGCAGAAGATCTCCCAGTACGCTTGTCAGCGGAGAACCACATTGAACAATCACAACCAACTATTCACG gatgcgTTTGATATCCTGGCTGAAAATTATGAGTTTAGAGAGAATGAAGTTTCTTGTCTGCCATTCATGCGAGCTGCCTCTGTACTGAAATCTCTGTCCTTCCCCATCGTCAGCATGAAAGACATAGAGGGAATTCCTTGCCTAGGGGACAAGGTGAAGTGTGTCATAGAG GGAATTATTGAAGATGGAGAAAGTTCTGAAGTGAAAGCTGTGTTAAATGATGAGCGATATAAATCCTTCAAA ctctttACATCTGTGTTTGGCGTGGGACTGAAGACAGCTGAGAAATGGTTCAGGATGGGGTTCAGAACTCTCAGCAAAATAAAGTCAGACAAAAGCCTGAggttcacacacatgcagaaagcAG GGTTCCTCTACTATGAAGACCTCGTTAGCTGTGTGAacagggcagaagcagaggcCGTCAGCATGCTAGTTAAGGAGGCAGTTGTGGCATTTCTTCCAGATGCCTTGGTCACCATGACTGGGGGGTTCCGCAG gggTAAGATGACCGGACATGACGTAGACTTTCTAATTACCAGcccagaagccacagaggaagaagagcagcAGCTCTTGCATAAAGTAACAAACTTTTGGAGACAGCAG GGGTTGCTTTTGTACTGCGACATCATAGAGTCGACCTTTGAAAAGTTCAAGCTGCCCAGCAGGAAGGTGGACGCCCTCGATCACTTCCAGAAGTGCTTCCTTATTCTGAAGCTGCACCGTGGCCTAGTGCGCAGCGAGGAGAGCGGCCAGCAGGAAGGAAAGGACTGGAAGGCCATCCGTGTAGATCTGGTCATGTGCCCCTATGAGCGCCGGGCCTTCGCCCTGCTCGGGTGGACTGGATCCAGG CAATTTGAGAGAGACTTGCGGCGCTACGCCACACACGAGCGGAAGATGATGCTGGACAACCACGCTCTGTATGACAAGACCAAG AGGGTGTTTCTTGAAGCAGAAAGTGAAGAAGAGATCTTTGCCCATCTGGGATTGGACTACATTGAACCATGGGAAAGAAATGCTTAA